The genomic interval CCGTGACCCGTGCAGGAGGCCAGTAACATGGGTGCAAGCCATGAGCTGATCGAGCCGGTCGACCGGGTAATTACTGGGCGCGGGGGCAAGGAGAAAACCTTCGTCCTGTCGTACCTGGATTGTGTGGATGGCCGCAAGATCGCGGCCCTGTACCCGGTCGCCAACATGCCCAAGCTGGGGGACTACCAGTCCAGCGAGGAGGCCATGCAGCTCCTGCTGTCGCATGTAGGGGTCTATCGGTCGGACGGCACGATACTGCGGCTATCAACCCTCGACCTGATCCGCAACCACGTTCCCGACCCCATCATGCTGATGAAGCTGGAATATTCGATGCTGGATCACAACTTCGATTTTTTCGGACCCGGCGGCCCCTTAAGCTCGGTCGAGGGGCTGCTCAAACAGGGCGCCGCGTGGATTACCCAAATGCTGACCCAATCGTTGGCGTCATCGTCTCCGCGGGCCTCGCATCGTACGCCGAGCTGAAAACGTCCATCTCCCTGCGCGAAGCCATGGACCTGTGGGAAATCGCCATCGTCAACCGGCATAACGAGTGGCTGGCGATGGAAGATGCCAAGAGGCAACGATGAGCATTCTTGACACTTTCGTTACGATCTTCACCGCCGACACGACGGGTCTGGAGCAAGGCGCGGACCGGGCGCGCCGGGAAGCTGATCGGCTGATCGACCGGCTACGGGGCGTTGACCGCGCAGCGACAGGAGCCAGCCGGACGCTGGTCGACATGTTCCACGAGTTTGAGCGAGGCCTTACCGTCGCCAACACGACGGCAGCGGCGATGGGCGCAGGTGCAACTATCGGGCTCGGCTTGGCTGGCGTGGCGGCGCACGTCACAGCCACGGAGTTCGGTCAGCTCGCATCCGCAGCCGAAGCCCTGGGCATCTCGGCGCAGCAGGTCGATGGCTTCGGCACCGTCCTCGGCCAGTTCGGCGGGGATGCCGAGATGGCGCGGGAGGCGCTACTCGACCTGGGCGAGGCCATTGGTACCGCAACGCTGGACGCCAAGAGCACCGAGGCCGAGACTTTTGCCGCCCTGGGCGTCCGCATCCGCGACTCCAGCGGCCGAGCCATCGATGCACGGGAGGGCTTCCTGCGGCTGGCCGACAGCCTGTCGAAGCTGGACAAGGCTGCCGCACTCTCCCGCGCCAAGGACCTTGGCATAACCGACCCCGAGACCATCTACGCGCTGCGCCTGGGGCGGCAAGCGCTTGAGGAGCAGTGGAACGCGGCGGCTCAAGGCAGCGGAGCGACGGAAGAGAACATTCGGGCCACGAAAGAGTACATGCTCGCCAACCAGGGGCTGAAAAATTCCTTCGGCGACCTCACTGAGTCGGTCGGGTTCGACGTTATGCCCACGTTCACCGAGCTGCAAAAGCTACTGGCGCGGGCGTTCGACTGGATGGCTGAGAATGAAGACGTTGTAATTGGTTTCTTCGTTGGCGTTGCGGCAGCGGCTACGCTGCTAGCCGCGCCGTTGCTGACCCTGCTCGCCCCATTCATCGCCGTGGGCTTGGCTATCGCAGCGGTCGGTGTGGCGGCTGGCCTGGCCTGGGATGACCTACAAGCCTTCCTTGAGGGCGGCGACAGCCTGATCGGCCAGTTTTTGAACCGCTTCCCCGAGCTGCGCGAGGCTTGGGAAGGGCTCACCGAATGGGCGGCGCGTGCCTGGGAGTCGATCAAGGAGTTCGGGGCGCAAGCGGCTGAGGCGCTAACCCCTTTCGCCAACTCGGCTAAGGCGGTTTTCAAGTCGGTGGGTGAGTTCGCATCCGCGCTGCTTGACGTGCTGATAGCGTTCGGAAAGCGGATATGGGAGGTCTTTGGCGATGACATCATTGCCGCGTTCAAGTGGATGCAGGAGGTAGCCAATGGGGTCTTTGAGTGGCTCAAGCGTGCCTTGCAGGGGCTGGCCAATTTCCTCACCAATGCCTTTAACCAGATCGCCGGCGGCTTCAGCACCGGCGCGGGCGTGCTTCGCACCGTGGCCGGCTGGCTCGGGGGGGGCGACGAGGCGGGGGCGCAACAAGCCGTTGCCATGGGGCAGGCGCAGATGGCCGCCGCTGCTACCAACCCCCTGAACGCCGCGACAAGCCAGTCGATCAGCAACACGGCGACCAGCAACCGCCGCGAGTCGTCGGTCACGGTCGGCGAGATCAACGTCCAGACGCAAGCCACCGACGCGCAGGGCATCGCCGGCGCCGTGGCCGACCCGCTGCGCGACCAGCTCCGCAGCCTGGACGAGGAGTTTGCCAGTGGGGTGGATCGGTAATGGCCCAGACAGACCCGCGGGTCATCGAGGCGACGCAGGACCTGGTCGCCATCCTCGACGCGCAGACCTTCCAGCCGGTGTTGTCGCCTTTGGCGCCGATGCGCGTCACGGTGCGCGAGGTGTCTCGACTCACCACCTGGCCCGTGGAGGACGGCACCGAGCGGACCGACCATCGCGTTATCCAGCCCGTGGAGATCGAGCTGCCGGCGTTGTTGACCGAAAGCGTCCGTGACCAGTTCGAGCTGCTGCGCCAGGCGTACATGGCTGGCACCGAGGTGATCGTGCAAACCCGCGTGCGCAGCTACCCGCGCATGATGATCATGGAAATTCCGCACGACGAGACGCCGGACCAGATGGACGCCCTCGCCGTGGCC from Azotobacter salinestris carries:
- a CDS encoding phage tail tape measure protein, whose product is MSILDTFVTIFTADTTGLEQGADRARREADRLIDRLRGVDRAATGASRTLVDMFHEFERGLTVANTTAAAMGAGATIGLGLAGVAAHVTATEFGQLASAAEALGISAQQVDGFGTVLGQFGGDAEMAREALLDLGEAIGTATLDAKSTEAETFAALGVRIRDSSGRAIDAREGFLRLADSLSKLDKAAALSRAKDLGITDPETIYALRLGRQALEEQWNAAAQGSGATEENIRATKEYMLANQGLKNSFGDLTESVGFDVMPTFTELQKLLARAFDWMAENEDVVIGFFVGVAAAATLLAAPLLTLLAPFIAVGLAIAAVGVAAGLAWDDLQAFLEGGDSLIGQFLNRFPELREAWEGLTEWAARAWESIKEFGAQAAEALTPFANSAKAVFKSVGEFASALLDVLIAFGKRIWEVFGDDIIAAFKWMQEVANGVFEWLKRALQGLANFLTNAFNQIAGGFSTGAGVLRTVAGWLGGGDEAGAQQAVAMGQAQMAAAATNPLNAATSQSISNTATSNRRESSVTVGEINVQTQATDAQGIAGAVADPLRDQLRSLDEEFASGVDR
- a CDS encoding phage baseplate protein, with product MAQTDPRVIEATQDLVAILDAQTFQPVLSPLAPMRVTVREVSRLTTWPVEDGTERTDHRVIQPVEIELPALLTESVRDQFELLRQAYMAGTEVIVQTRVRSYPRMMIMEIPHDETPDQMDALAVAVRLREIQTVEVQFGTLPPRKVAGPTGNPAQTDTVRKGSQQTTPSDATTQRRASVLYGIFN